The genomic interval CTCGACGGAGACCTCTTCTACGGCGGCGCCGAGTACATGCTGGAGGACTTCGACCGCGCCAACCCCGGGCTCCTCGACATGCGGACCGTCGAGCGGCTGCACCCGCGGCGCCTCGGCATCGTCGTCCGCAAGGGGAACCCGCGCGGCATCCGCGGCCTCGAGGACCTCCGGCGCACGGGGATCAGGGTCCTGCAGGCGAGCTTCGAGAACGTGTCGGGGTACCGCGGCGGGACGGCGGCGGGCGCCTCCCGCGACTCGGAAGAGCACACCGGCACGGAGGCGCTCAAGGCCTGGCGCTCCCACCCGGAGATCGATGCCTGGATCACCTACCGGTCGTGGCACGCCGTGCTCGCCGGGGAGGCCGACTTCATCGAGATCGCCGGCGACGGCGCTCTGCGCTTCACGCCCATCGCGCTCACCACCAGGACCTCCCACCGCCAGGCGGCCGCGAGGTTTGTCGCCTTCCTCAAGTCGCCCGAGGCCGAGCGCATCTTCCGGCAGCACGGCTGGGACTAGGGGCGGGACCGCCCCGCCCGCGCTCCGCCCCACCGGCGGACGCACGCCACCCGCGGCGCTTGCGGCAGCCGACGCCGCTCGGCTACGCTGGTGGCCGCTTGTCGGCGACGGGAGGGCGGCACTGAACACACGGGCGCGGTATCTCGCGGCGGGCACCGCCCTGGCGGCCGTCACCGCCCTCGTCTACGCCGGCACGCTCCGCCTCGGTTTCGTCTCCGACGACCTGCCATACGTCGTCGCCAACCGCCGTCTCCTCGACGGGTTCACCGCGACAAGCGTCGCGTGGGCCTTCACCTCCTTCGAGCAGGCGAACTGGCACCCGGTGACCTGGCTCAGCCACCTGCTCGATACGCGACTCTTCGGGCTGCGCCCCGCCGGCCACCACGCGACGAGCGTCCTGCTCCACGTGGTGAACGCCGTCCTGCTCCTCGGCCTGCTCCGGCGGCTGACGGGACGCCTCTGGCGCAGCGCCGCGGTGGCCGCGCTCTTCGCCCTGCACCCGCT from bacterium carries:
- a CDS encoding substrate-binding domain-containing protein; its protein translation is MFALDPRIPPGGATAARRCFAVGVCTALITLLLPLAAPAPVSADGPHTVLRAYGPGGPHEVLKECAALYHKLYGETVMVFRGGPGTLRQKVALDGDLFYGGAEYMLEDFDRANPGLLDMRTVERLHPRRLGIVVRKGNPRGIRGLEDLRRTGIRVLQASFENVSGYRGGTAAGASRDSEEHTGTEALKAWRSHPEIDAWITYRSWHAVLAGEADFIEIAGDGALRFTPIALTTRTSHRQAAARFVAFLKSPEAERIFRQHGWD